CTTGGGAATTTTTATTATTTGGATTCCTGAGGCGATGCCCCAGGCTGATATAGCCCGCGCCTTCGGTGCTTCTCTGAGCAACTTAAATGAGAATTATGGAATGAGAGGCGTCTTATTTGACCTGGGAGGCCGGCACTATCTCAATGCTTTTGACTTCAATGCGTTTGACAGGGCGGCTGCGCTCGCCCGTGGGGCTGGCGGTGACCTGGGTGTCGCCGATTTTCAGCAGGACGTCCTCGCCTTTGATCAGCTTCCCGAAGGCGGTGTAGAGGCCGTCGAGGGAAGGAGCGGCATCCAGGCAGATGAAAAACTGGGAACCGGCGGAATCCGGATTGTCGGATTCGCGCGCCATGGAGAGAACGCCGCGGACGTGGCTTTTATTGTTGAATTCCGCCTTGATTTTATGGCCGGGGCCGCCCGTGCCCCAAATGGCGGCCTTGGATTCGTCCTTCGTGTTCGGGTCACCCCCCTGGATCATGAATCCCTTGATGATCCGGTGAAAGGCTGTCTTGTTGTAAAAGCCGGAGCCGGCGAGTTTTTTGAAATTTTCGACTGTATTGGGGGCAACGTCGGGCCAGAATTCCGCAACCATATCGCCCTCGCTTGTTTTAATGACCGCTACTTCGTTGGACATGGCGGGCAGAGTGGAAGAACCAAGGGCGATTGACAACGCAATTATAAGGAGGTGTTTCATTTTATTGGAATTGGTGCTATCAGGATTAGGGTGAAGATCAAGACCAAGGCGATGAAAATTGTCAAAAACCCGGGCGGAACAACAAATCCCGCCCCAAACGGAAGGTTATATGGATCACTACCATTGGACGGTTGAATTCGAAAAATTATTCAATAAGGCGGTTTCCCTCTACAGATCGGGCAAACGCGGCGCCGAAACGTATTTTGGCCCGTTGGACTTGGAGTTTCTTGCCTCGATCGGCTGTACAGCCCAGGAACTGTACGATTTTGCCGAAGACTGGGTCAACCATGGCGAGCCGCATTTTGGCACGACTTTGCTGATCGCGGCTGCGCGGCGGGATTATTTTCTTTATGAGATGGATGGCAAACCGAGTGGCAAGACCGTGGAGACATCCAGCCTGCCGACCAAAACCGACAAAGTCGATGGCATCGAATGGCTGCCTCGCATCCTGCAAAAGGCGCGTTTGAAACTCCGCGGCGAAATGGACAAGGACCTGATGTTTGGCTGTGGCGGGGACCGCAATTTTTTGAAAGCCCATGACATTGCTCCGGCGGACTTTCTCCGCTTTGTCTGGTCTGCGGGAGCGGATGACCGGAAAGTCATCGAGTTTGTGAAAAGCCGGAAATAAATTACGAATTTTTATCCTTGGGCCTCGACTTTTTGCCCGGCCAACCGCGCGGCGCG
The nucleotide sequence above comes from Candidatus Methylacidiphilales bacterium. Encoded proteins:
- a CDS encoding peptidylprolyl isomerase, with translation MKHLLIIALSIALGSSTLPAMSNEVAVIKTSEGDMVAEFWPDVAPNTVENFKKLAGSGFYNKTAFHRIIKGFMIQGGDPNTKDESKAAIWGTGGPGHKIKAEFNNKSHVRGVLSMARESDNPDSAGSQFFICLDAAPSLDGLYTAFGKLIKGEDVLLKIGDTQVTASPTGERSRPVKRIEVKSIEIVPASQVK
- a CDS encoding DUF5069 domain-containing protein, with amino-acid sequence MDHYHWTVEFEKLFNKAVSLYRSGKRGAETYFGPLDLEFLASIGCTAQELYDFAEDWVNHGEPHFGTTLLIAAARRDYFLYEMDGKPSGKTVETSSLPTKTDKVDGIEWLPRILQKARLKLRGEMDKDLMFGCGGDRNFLKAHDIAPADFLRFVWSAGADDRKVIEFVKSRK